From the genome of Rutidosis leptorrhynchoides isolate AG116_Rl617_1_P2 unplaced genomic scaffold, CSIRO_AGI_Rlap_v1 contig449, whole genome shotgun sequence, one region includes:
- the LOC139883778 gene encoding uncharacterized protein At2g23090-like, protein MGGGNGQKAKMARERNLEKQKGVRGSQLEANKKAMNIQCKVCMQTFICTTTEVKCREHAEAKHPKSDLYACFPHLKK, encoded by the exons ATGGGCGGAGGCAACGGCCAGAAAGCGAAGATGGCTCGGGAGAGGAACCTGGAGAAGCAGAAGGGCGTTCGAG gaAGTCAGCTTGAGGCAAACAAGAAAGCCATGAATATCCAG TGCAAGGTTTGCATGCAGACTTTCATTTGCACTACAACAGAGGTCAAGTGCAGAGAACACGCAGAAGCAAAACATCCCAAATCGGATTTGTATGCATGCTTTCCTCATCTGAAGAAATGA